In one Magallana gigas chromosome 9, xbMagGiga1.1, whole genome shotgun sequence genomic region, the following are encoded:
- the LOC105329989 gene encoding uncharacterized protein, giving the protein MATKLSLFLAVFVIVVPAVNCYYGFPRYGVCYSDSQCINDGYHCCKGKDFCCPFGYICSGSRTCLSIGTIVGPIVAVVALIISCTIGCVCYRRRRNQTPPPMVTYGQQQGTAAYGQQAYGQSQSSGPPPNYGQATASYGQPQTYGISTGQSPSYGQGYSTGAPVDYSQTAENTQKS; this is encoded by the exons ATGGCGACCAAACTTTCTCTTTTTCTGGCAGTTTTTGTCATTGTAGTGCCGGCAGTAAATTGCTATTATGGTTTTCCTC GCTACGGGGTGTGCTATTCTGACAGTCAGTGCATCAATGACGGATACCATTGTTGTAAAGGAAAGGACTTCTGCTGTCCATTTGGGTATATCTGTAGCGGAAGTAGAACCTGTCTCAGCATAGG AACAATCGTCGGTCCTATAGTTGCCGTGGTCGCTCTGATCATCAGCTGTACCATCGGATGTGTGTGTTACC GTCGCAGAAGAAACCAAACGCCGCCACCAATGGTCACTTACGGACAACAGCAGGGTACAGCAGCGTACGGACAACAGGCCTACGGACAATCACAATCCTCTGGACCGCCTCCAAATTACGGACAAGCTACTGCTAGTTACGGGCAACCTCAGACTTATGGGATCAGTACGGGACAGTCTCCATCCTACGGACAGGGATATAGTACGGGGGCACCTGTTGATTACTCACAGACTGCAGAAAATACACAGAAGAGTTGA
- the LOC105329988 gene encoding uncharacterized protein: protein MDHVPHGNTAESLKILSWIWVHYCGADFPTLLILTAGKMEIQLSLLLAVFVIAVPVNCYDGPPRYGVCYSDSQCINDGYHCCKGKDFCCPFGYICSGSRTCLSIGAIAGPIVGVVILIIGCATCCVYCRRKRNQTPPQMATYGQQGGTVALGQQQGTKA, encoded by the exons ATGGACCATGTTCCTCACGGAAACACGGC GGAAAGTCTGAAGATCTTGTCATGGATTTGGGTACACTATTGCGGGGCAGACTTTCCAACTTTACTCATCTTGACGGCGGGAAAAATGGAGATTCAACTCTCTCTTTTACTGGCAGTTTTCGTTATTGCAGTACCCGTTAATTGCTATGATGGTCCTCCCC GCTACGGGGTGTGCTATTCTGACAGTCAGTGCATCAATGACGGATACCATTGTTGTAAAGGAAAGGACTTCTGCTGTCCATTTGGGTATATCTGTAGCGGAAGTAGAACCTGTCTCAGCATAGG AGCGATTGCCGGTCCTATAGTTGGGGTGGTGATTCTTATCATTGGCTGTGCGACGTGCTGTGTCTACTGCC GTCGTAAAAGAAACCAAACACCACCTCAAATGGCAACCTACGGACAACAAGGGGGGACGGTAGCCCTCGGACAACAGCAGGGTACAAAAGCTTAG